TTGTCTTCACTTTTACAGTTCctgatttttttaaagtatacGATAACATTGACGCTGCTGACTTTGATTTGGTAAGTAAAAAATCGCCAAGAAAGACTTGAAAAGATCACAAAATGGTACTAACCCTATACCCTAATAATTACCGTGGGTTTCCTAAACATTCCAGACTACCTTTAAATGGCTTTAAAAATGTATCGAAAagcattttttcttattactaTTATTCCCATGCGAGGTGTGGTCAAAAAATAACGggaattttaaaatactatatGTACCTCTAACCTTTAGGAACACCATATTTATACCACCCTACCCTAAAATACTCTCTAAATACACATTTATTCTCTCCACAGGGCATTGCCTTAATTATTCTCAGCGCGCTTTTCCTCTGCATCGTCGTTTTGGCCTTGACATTTTGCTGTTGGAGACGTAATAAAATTGCCAAATTCCATAACGGTGTTCTACCGAAGGAAGAGCATTGCCTGGCGCCATTTTCCACCATGGTCGAGTGAGTTTGCTTTGCGCTTTCATTTTATGATGATTTCCAATATATCtctttgatttttaataagattaccgttgtatttgcatataaaatagTGCAGAGTTGCCAATTAttggttttgattttattaaaaagttattttcctTTTACTTTTAGAATGGAAGACAACATCAACTACGTCGATAAATATGTTGAGGTGAGTAattgaatgaaattaatttttaatttaatgaattaaGAGACGAACTGGAAAATTCCCTGCAGCTTGTCTGAAAACTTTGTGTCTAGTTTAGTCATATTCCAAAAGAAAGTCATATAAAACCTCTCCAGAGAGTTTTTTTAAAACAGCTTTTGCCACAAATCATATTTTATATCTCTTTTATCTCGAAAACCCCTGAAAGTGTTAAAAATCAGTGGAAGACTCATGCTTCCATTCTCAAACGTTTCACTCATTcccaagaaaaaattgaaaaaattacaagaCAGCAATAACAGCTAACGTCAAGTcaagtttttctacaaatttgctttaaaaattatggGTGATCCACTTTGAGattcattacttttttaatgaaaaaatgcagaaacatccaatttaatggggaatatttacatattatcattcgaaagaacattctttgacatttattttttgaagattatctctttcaaatgttggccgcggctacgtctcagatggtccattcgatgagtccaattttcgatgactcctttgagcatttcaactggtaactggcgaatgagacgcgtgatgttttgctgcaAGGCCTGAAtggaagcgggattgtccgcttaagactttagactttacacaccgaagtattcttcaaataaatccattgattgatgcgatgtgtaagAAGTGGCGTCGTGTTGTTGagaccaaatgtcgccaagattcTTCGAGCTTCactttcaggcatcaaataacactgtggaacatttttgggattattgtctggggggtgagaaattccaagtcagggtgatggtactagatCAGTACAGTCAAAAACAATGattttaaaacgaaaatttcaaCATGGTTTTAGTCCACTCCTTAAGTGTTCCGCTCGTTCAAATTTAGCAGTACCGAGTTAACTCATTCTACCAAACATCAATTGTTTCTTCTGAAAGTTTTTGCTTTAATCTgactaaataatttatttaaaattagataTAAATTAAGGTGGTCCTTAATATTAGTATTTCATATCCGATATTATAAAACTAAGCATATCTATATTTCAATAATACAGAGATTCggacataaattatttatatggatTGAGGAAAGGTAGGACTTTTAAGATTGCTTCATAAAGAGCGAACGGGACTGAAAGTCGAAAAACCGTGTATATGGAAAATGTACCAAGGATCATGCAGACCAACTTTGCCTCAGGGAATATGGGTCCAAAAATGGTTTCGATCCAGTGACTTTTAAGGCAGTTTTTATGagtcaaaataatttgttcGTGAGATATTATATTGAACATTTGTTGGAATCGGGCGGATCAGgaactatatcatatatgtgtatcccatacaaccgattttttcagataattttcGCCTTAAAAATTGCTGGCTCAAACCGGTTTTAGGCCTACAGTTTCTtaagcaaagttgttcagaatgatccgtagagCAATTCCCGCATACGCGGCTTtatgttatagaaaaaaaatcaacccACTCTAATGTATAGTGCAAtcactttatatattaaaataaacagtaaatatttgaGGATTTGAGATTTAACAagccaaatatatttcattctcAGGAGGCACAAGCGAAGGGCTTGGCTGATGTATTCGAAATACCTCACAGCGCCATACAGATTGGTCCCGAAATCGGCGAGGGTGCATTCGGACGTGTCTATAAGGCCGTCGCTGTCAACATACGACGAATGCGCGGCAGCACCGTTGTTGCTGTAAAGCAACTGAAAAGTGAGTACGGAGAGAGGATCTACAATATATAGATGgaatgtttaatatttaattattgtgaaattttacagaaaatCCAACTTCGGATGAAGTGGGAGAATTTCTAAGTGAAATCGAAATGTTGAAGGGTGTGGGCACACATCACAACATAGTGAGCTTCTTTGGCTGCTGCACCATACGACCGCCATATCTGATGATCATGGAGTTTGTGGGTCGTGGCGATTTGGTAATATTTATGGAGGCATTTAGTTTTGTATTCCGTAAAATTTTCTCCTGCTTTCTACAGTTAACTTATCTGCGTACCGTGCGTCAGGGTTCGACAAAATTCAAACCCAACGGCGACGTCGCCTCGTACACAAATCGCGAAACAGCCGAGCAGCCAAAGCCGAAGGTGAAAtatattgaattgaaattatCCACACAATCGGTGGATAGTGAATATGAGACTGAACGTCAGCCGAAGACATCTGTCGCGGAGAGTGAGTAGAAATGTCTTATAATAACGAAAAGTCaatgaatttgtaaaaataaaaactcttttATAGCAACCTATACTATAGTTGAAGACGAGGACTATAATGAAACATTTGAGTATATTTTGGATCACAAAGAGTTGCATAATTTTGCGTTACAAATCGCGAATGGCATGCGATTTCTGGAAGAGCAGGAGATAACTCATAGGTGAGTTATTTCTCATCGTACAAATTTAAActcttaatttaaataaattcttttatgttgttattttaaatttcagagaTTTGGCTGCGCGTAATGTACTCATAGACGATCGTAAGACCTTGAAAATATCAGATTTTGGTCTATCCCGCCATggtatttatacaaatacaaaaactcgAAAGGTTCGTATTTTGAAATCCgaatacattttacaaatttttaggGCTGTTTAACGAAGTTTGCTGACAATTATTTTCAAggttacaaatttatatttttaagaccCGAAGGTTTGTACTATGTTTTTGTTCGTGAATGGTATCGAATTTAGCTGCAGTCGGCAAGCAGTCGAGTGATGATGTAGTTAAAAAACGAGTTAGTCCGAAGAGATAGGGTCTTGGGGATCAAGTTGTTAGAATAATCGACATAGATGTTGTTGTAGTAGCTACCGAAAATCTCTCAAGAGGATAATTTTGATCATTTTATTGAGGTGATCGAATCTTAAGACCAAAAATAGTGCAGTTTCTTTGGAGTTCGAGAGATTGTGGGTCTAGGGTTTCTAAACCTTATTACTTAAGGTTAAAATAAAAAGCGATTACGACATATTTGGACCAAAAGTGACACCCGGAATTTAGTGGGATCTGAgaatatttcacttaaaatattttttacgagcgtaatttttttctttgattatatTTTAAAGCGGAGCATGCAACAGGTCTGTTGACTGAACCTTACGAAACAAATGTTTGGTCCAGCTGGAAtagtttttacaaaaatcaaGGAATACAAAGAGCTTGCGCAACTTTTAACAGAATTTTTGTATCACGGTATTCAGCTTTTATAGGAAAGTAGATACCATATACTTCGTGTTCCGCAGTTcacgttaggttaggttaatctggtaggccaataagccacgcatagactagTTTTGGTCATTTGCGATAACAGGTGGAGTTCAGTTGCCAGCCCCAAGTAgtaggagtagtcatcctttaggatgccggTTTAGGTTCATCAgagaatatatgtgtatgtttatattttaatctAGTTAAAAGCTCGTTTCTAATCACGACTTGAGACAActcaatattatttaatatatgtttatgtgtgctCTTCTCTTTAAAGCTACCACTACGTTGGCTCTCTATTGAAGCGATACGTGACAATATCTATTCGAACAAAAGCGACGTCTGGGCATACGGTGTCGTGCTGTGGGAGATCGGCACTTTGGGCGCCTCACCATATCCAACCATCAGCAATCATGAACTCATACCATTTTTGCTGTCCGGCAAAAGACTGGAGAAACCTGAAATCTGCACGGATCAGGTTTACGCCATAATGATGCAATGTTGGGATGAGAGCGCGGAAAATCGTCCCACCTTCGAGGAACTCTACAGGGCATTAAGCCCCAGTGCGGCCTATGTTGATATTAACAGTCTGAGTGATGATTATGTCTTTCCACCGATTTAGTTAGTAAATATACAATAAGCAAATGTGAGCAACGAACATTGCAATAGTTGTAAAATAGTCTAAGTTTACAcagcatgtaaatatgtatatagtttaggtatttgtaaatatgtcagcttatatttgtatattcttAAAGATATTAGTGTATGACTAAAGTGTCTATTGTAAGTCCGTGTAAAATGCTTTTATAAAGTGTTTACTATATGATTGTAATAAATAGTAGATAAGATGGTTTTACAATTTGTAGCTGTATAGATTAAGGAAAACCAAACAAGCTTTTGGCGAGAAAAAAAATCGAggaatatttaagaaataaaaattggagTACATTTTAAacagcaaaatatatatttacatatagagATATGCTACTTTAACGGCTTTTTCCTAGCTACAGGTCagtcagagaacataaaacatatgcGAAAAACGcaatatgttttaagttctctgggtCAGTACAGTATTCAGTTATAACAGCAACAGATTCTGCTTTCACTGAAATTCACGCAGAAGCAGAATAGTCAATGCAGTTATACGATTTGTTTAATAtacacaaaaaccaaaataaaaattataaacatacacatgtacatatcaGTATTTAAACAACCGATTCATTGCTGGAACCATAGTCAACTTCGCTTTCCTTCTCACTTTCATAGACTATTTGATTTTTTGTCAGATAGAACACCTCAGTATTGGCGTTTCGCTCAGCCAAAGCAATTTCCTCATTGCCCACTAGCTGTGagatttgcaattttattttcgcAATCGACAATGGCGGGAATGTGCGCATAGTGCTGGCAATAGATTCGAAAAAGATTTGCAAACTGTCATTCTGCGCTAATTTTGGCGCTTTCGGCGGCTTAGGCGGTAAAGGTTCCAACACAGTTGCAcgttttttgctaattaattcTGGCGGTGTAGTTTGCTGGATTTCGGCAACGGCACTGGTTCGTTTTCCGGCACGTCGTGGCGATTCTACGGGTGGCGCTGCTGGCGTGCGTTCCTTTTTCGTTGTTAATACGGCGTTGCGTACCTTAGCGCTGTCAGTGTGCTGCTTTGAAGGTCTGGTGTTTGCTTTCACGCTACTAAAGTTGAGAGGAATATTAACAAGTTTACTTGGAATTATGTTTTTACATGAATGTGACTTACGATTTCTTCCGCAGGGAAGTGTCCATTAAGAACATAAGTGATTCGTCTCGTTTAGTAAGGGGCGCTACCGCGCCATTGCCTCGCTTATCTTTGGTTCGCATAAAGTAGTCTCGCATGGTGGTCCATTTTCCCTTAACGGCTTCAGCTGTAATTCATATGGtagatttttattatatgtacatgtatgtatgtatatgtatatatgtaagtatttttaagtaaaaaaacataaaatgaaTATTAGTCTGAAAAAAGCTGCAGACAAGCGCTCATCGGCTTTGTCAGTGCTTGGGTCTTCCAAAAATCACTGACAGCAGTTGATAtcaagaaaatttgtttataaacgcaaatagaaaaaaaaaacaaataactgcTCACCTTTAATATCGAGCTGCTCTGCTATTTCAAACCATAAACGTTGTTTCTTCTCACTGTCACGGAATTCTTTGTGGCGCTTATTATATAGAATTTCGTGATTTCTTacgaaatcaattattttttcctcaTCCTCAGTAGTAAACTTAATTTTCGtcataatttgtaaaaaacttcacaacacaaacaatataaacaattaatatactgctttatttctgtttttgttgctgAAATGATAATTTCTGTAGTTGCACACGTtgaccagagaacataaaacatataatataataatttgtaaaaaacttcacaacacaaacaatataaacaattaatatacagctttatttctgttttatgttctctgcgTTAACATTACTGTAtatgaatttatgattatttctgTTGGTGGGCATTCTGTTTCTGTTTCGATTAATAAACAAAGAGCAGAGAATGTACAAACAGAGAACAGAGAAATTTTTTCTACACATATTCTAGTAAAGTGagtattttgtttatatatggtgttttattatttatagatAATAGTAAATTATTGATAATATTTCttcctattttcattaaaataagcaacaacaataatttattatttaaaaatgtaacgCATCGGTATTTTAAGTTCTTAGTTATCGATTAATGAATGTAAAACGTTGCAACTCTGTTACTTGTTTACGAATGAGGGTAAATAAGCCGAATAACAAATTacacatgtttttgttttagatttCCCGGCtaattgtgttaaaaatatttaattcgaTTTCAAGTTTAAACTCTATAAGATAATCAAGCTTCTACATGTCAAATGCAATTGGAAGCGAAGGATACCTTTCCAGCGAAACGAATAATTGTTAAGCTAATCGAGGAAGCACTGCAGCAATACGAACGAAATACAAGCGCGCTGGATATAGAGTCAAGTAAGTTTCATGCATGCTTCAATGGAAAAGCTAAAAACTTATTCCTTGCTGTTTTCAGTTATAGAAGTGCATACAAATCATTTATTGCAACAACTCAAAGCGCTTTTGGGCGATATCCTCGTAGAGGCATTGTGCATTTTGGATGAGCAaagcataattttatataccagTGAAAGTTGTGCTCTTGCCGAGatacaaatcaaacatcaaCAGTACAGTAGCTCTGTTTGGTTGTTTCCTGGCGTGAATTATTGTAATTGTCAACAATTCAACGAGCGTGTATTGGGCTTGTCAAGTGAGCTAGAACATCAAACTTCAGCCACACAAAGTGAAAACGTGCAGCGGAGTTATACTTGTGCACATGTATTGGCATTGCGTCTCGCACAGTTGTTACGTCCAAAGCCAAGTTCTTACAAAGTGGAAGAGGTGACAACacaacaatttaataatttgaatgaaCGAATGGAATGCacctttttagaaatatttaagcaaaattCGCCGTGAAAATTAACGAATGCAACATTCAAAGACCCTGTATGAAAAGGGACTCTTAAAGAATCTAAAAATGTTAACACAACGTCAATATTCGAATTTCAAATTTGTAGCGCGTTTGGATCAGATCAAGACATTTTACACCGGCATTAAggctttaaattttgaaaacgtgagtaaaataatttcaaaaataaataaaaaagtattaattaaataaattatcaacAGAATGGCAAGTTTCAAATAAGCGAAGAAGGCCTGCGTGTCACCGTGGAGGAGGGTAATTGTGTGCAAGCAAATCTTTATATGACTGCAACATGTTTTGCCGAATTCCATGTTGTCGATACGGTGACCTTTGGTCTAAATATGAATATCATCTCCGAGTGTTTGGGTCTATTCGCCGGCATACCATGCAGCTTGAAAATGTTCTACAAAGGCAATGGTGCACCACTGGTGCTCGTACTGCGTCCTAACGATGAACCTGATATATCAGCAGAATGTTCTATTAAAACTACCAACGTCGATGAAGTTATAGACTATAATCTTGATGAGGATAGTGCTAGCTTAAATGTGGTATTTATACGCGGACCGGCACTCGCGTCACTCATACAAGAGTTAAATAAAGCGGCCGATGAATTGCGAATAACTTTGTCACCGCGCACGCCACATTTTAAAATCGAGACATTGGGTGTGATGAAAACCGAGACGTTCGTTGAAGTGGCCAAAACTAGTGATATGATCATGTTGTTCAATTGCCGCGAAACCACGTCGGCATGTTATCGCAATACAGAAATGCGTATGACACACAAAGCACTGGCAGCCGCCACAAAAGTTGCGATCAAAACGGATGCAAGTGGCTTACTTGAAATGCACTTTATGATGCAATCCGAGGAGCAGGCGGAGGTGTATGTACAGTTCTATATAATGCCGTTGGCGGATATTtagcatttaaaaatttgttgctgttatagCGTGtacacttttttcattttatattatagtttctgtgaaatataaaaatcacaaaaaacatttatacttatacttagcaaaaagtttaaaaataaattaagtttcaCTACCGACAGTAAACTTCTCtcatttattacttatttagttATGCGTAAACTGTCAAGGGTTAATAATCCTGCTAAAATTACGACCGCTCATTTATGTTGTTCCTTTTGTTGTTTGCTACCTGTAGTTATGTGCACTTACGCTAATCACCGTTTAACACCCGCCATTAGTACCTGCTTGCTGCTTTATTTAAACATAACTCCTCAACTAATATTTCATACGCATCCAAAGTTTagctaaaactaaaaaaacttcaaaaatgctacaacaaatattattttatcgcgtatttattttattgacgtgctgTCTAGCATTTATATTTGCACAGCAAGAGAACACACCAGACGCAATGGCGCAACTTGCCGATTTATTAGGTTTGAGTCAGGCCAGCGCGCGTCTCAAAAGACAACCATCATTAAGGTGAGTACTTGCAATCGCTTGGAACGTTTTGTGCTGAAGAAAAACTAATTGATAAACAATTTCCAACTCACAGCAATTCAGCGGCGAAATTTTTGCTTGAAGTTTACAAAGAAATCAGTGAAGAGGAAGAAAAGAATTTACCAGAAGTGCTACAGAAACAACACAAAACGCGACATAAGCGAGCGATCAGCGAGGACAACTTCATAACACCTTTCGATCGCAGAGAAATTGAGTTGAGCAACAACATAATCACATTCGCCAGCAGATGTGAGTTTGAGCATTTGCGGTATACCTTTTCGTTACTCATTGAGTTTTCACTTTCAGCCTTGTCATTTAATTCGATTTCTGCACCTTTGGGCGACATGCTcgtcaattttaatttgaatgacATACCAAACGACTTGGAATTAACACATGCCGTTATGCGCTTATACCAAGATCCGCAACTGGGCCACTACAACACGCATACTGATTATAATTACACAATCGCCGTCTATAAGCCCGTTGGCGAGTATATGCATCGCGTTGCATCGATAAATGCCACCACCGCCTTCAGAGGTTGGCTGGAACTGAATGTAACGCATGTGCTCAATCAGTGGTTACGCTTTCGCACGCTTAAGCAGATACTCTACGGCAATGACTTGCTGGTTGGCGTCACATTGCATACGCCACACAGAAAAGCGGGAACCAACGCTAAATTACAACAGGTCGCTGCTACTGATATCGGTTTAGTGTCGCCGCAAATGCAAGCGGAACTCCTTGACCTGCAGCCCTTCATTATAGGCTACTTCAATGGTCCCGATTTGATGACCAAGATGCAACAACGTTCTAGTCAACAAAACAAACGTCGTGTGCGGCATGTCGACTCCTTTCGGCAGCCACCAGCGCCGCATTTGCCGCACACTATAAATATTAACAAGGAAATCGTTTTTGAGCCACCCAAAGCATGTGAGCGACGCAACTTCACATTGGATTTCAAATATTTGGGCATGGAGAAATCGGTGATTGCACCGAAAACTTTCGAGGCTTTCTACTGCTTTGGCGAATGCAATTTCCCCTTGGGCACTCCGATGCATAATGCCACCAATCATGCCATTGTGCAGACGCTGATGCATTTGAAGCGCCCAAATCTACCGAAACCATGTTGCGTGCCAGTCAAGTTGGCCTCCATATCCATACTGTACTCGGTCAATGAAGATAGCGTGAATTTGATGCGTTTCTCGCACATTGTCGCAAAGGAATGTGGTTGCCGTTAAGTGCTGACGTATTGTTGGCGGGGTGGAAGacgaaattcaaaattatttatcgtATAAAATAAAGTAGCATAGTAATTATAACGGcaacatgtaaatacatacatacatatatttaattattgtaaatttgttACGATGAACATAATGAgattttgcttgcttacatacataagtatatactaaGTGTTAAAATGTAAGTATGTGCGCGtgtgcatatataaaaaaaatgtgttaacaACAATTTACTTTGTCTGCTTTTATTTGGGGTAACTGTGTTGGCTGCAACGAAGTAAGCTTCAGTAAAACGTGTAAGACTTTTAATGGTcgtaaatattacatattttcacCATATTGTCAACAGTATTTGGagtatttgttttcaaaaacgCCACTACGTTAAATAGTAATTAtgattttcgtatttttgaTTTAAGGTACGTCAGAATTGCACATATTAATTGAACTAAGCTCAAAATAGAACCGAAAATAAACAGAATTTCAGACATAGCCTAGAAATGACCGACCACTGCTGCAgcaatcgttcagtttataacaattttcaacACTATGATTAACATCTCAGCACACATTTTATCCAGTCGGACATTTCAATTTCGATAACATTGTCTTGATTGTGATCCTTGCGTTGGAAGTAATCGAACGCGGCGGTCAGGTGCAGCACTGCGGATGCAAAGTCGCTCAGCCGCAATGTGCCATCCTTCCTTATGTAGCGTTGCATCAGACAATTCATTATATCTGTGCTCAATTGGAAACCGACATCGTAGAGTGCGTCACGCAAGCGTTCGGCGCGCAATATGCCGGCCTTTTCTTTTGTATAAATCTTGAAAACACCCTGCCATGACTTCAGATTAACCATGAATGTTTTGAATTGTAGGAAATTGATGCGTCCTGTGCCGGTTTTGTCTTGCAATGCAATCACCTGACGACATATATCGATATTGGCGCAACCTTTGATGTAATCGTTGGGCAAACACGCCTCCAGCAGTTCGTGCAATTCAAAACAGTTGATTGTTTTGTTCTCGTCAGCCAACTGCATGAACACTGGCTCATATTGACagacatttttgatttttgttgtcTCCACCTCGGTCTTCAAAGCTGGGAATGGATCTAACAGCATCATTGTTTGTGTTTCAAGCAGTGAGAGACGCAATGCTGCAGTGCCCAAGAAGCGTACGGTGAAGCTGGTCTCCTCGCCGGGTTCATATGTGGTGGGCATAAGCACATATTGACCCACTTCTAGCTGGCAGCGATAGCTTACGTGTCGCGTGTTGCCGTAGTCTGAGTTCAGGAAGCTCACCTGTGTTTTGAAGAAATCTTTTGGTAGGCATTCACTGAACTTGCCCTTACCGCCATTTGCCAAGCCATTTAATTTGTACATTGAAAAGCCAATGACTTTGGGCTCCACAGCTGTATGTTGATTCAATGCAATTACAATTTCCTGCTGCTCTTGTATGTTCAACAATAGTTGCGGATTTATGTGAAAGGATTCGTGATTGCGGCAACCACCGGCTGTGACACCACGCTTCCACTGACCTTGGAACATTTTCATTTGCCAGCGTTTAGGGCGTTCTTGCAGCGTTGTCTCGTCTTTTGCTGTGTCAGCGTCCAGATAAATGCATTCGAGGCTGGTGAATGTCTGTGTGAATTCGAGGAACGACATCCAGAACTCACCAGCATCGAGTTGGCCGAAAAGGCGATCACGCTCCTGCACTGAAACGCGTTCCCACGATGCCGAGAGCGCTGACCAATCGCCTTCAAATACAGCATTGTTGTCGAAACCATTGCAAGCGAGCGGATCTTTCAAACGCACCAACTGCACCGCATCCCCCAGCAACGTCTCTACTTTATCCAGCGAAGAAAGTCTgcgaaaagtattaaaaatttgtgaaataaatatgcaaacaatTTAGTTCAATACTAGCGTATATGGCTAGGCGTTAGTGCTGCTAAGGCAATACTAGTCCACCTACGCACGAGCTCACTCACCTGTAGTTAACATTGAATGCGACACCG
The DNA window shown above is from Bactrocera tryoni isolate S06 chromosome 4, CSIRO_BtryS06_freeze2, whole genome shotgun sequence and carries:
- the LOC120775077 gene encoding mast/stem cell growth factor receptor Kit; this translates as MCSKLLYLQCVTILLLSILTNATLRLATSTTTTIGAEAAGAPAKRLTRSGRITGVTTNVTLHEIGDIVQLLISWDDNLPKGTSYNVIVTATNYTKCSEPPCSVYGVIKDTKSMIIPENPMTHVDQNECGFMFGCDYTVLVETSNTMISERATVSVPYCIMGVCSCRHAATLPKVLSSVNIPDNETIIFDWAIKYEKIMDKHNHDAIDTNKHWKLYLIISEQTNPSLSWGGRLLPITEHLYPIRNVTQLNTKGTMKGVFKIRIPKEKQLVANAVLKIRSYIIDDLQCGGPEHFSNVTVPDFFKVYDNIDAADFDLGIALIILSALFLCIVVLALTFCCWRRNKIAKFHNGVLPKEEHCLAPFSTMVEMEDNINYVDKYVEEAQAKGLADVFEIPHSAIQIGPEIGEGAFGRVYKAVAVNIRRMRGSTVVAVKQLKKNPTSDEVGEFLSEIEMLKGVGTHHNIVSFFGCCTIRPPYLMIMEFVGRGDLLTYLRTVRQGSTKFKPNGDVASYTNRETAEQPKPKVKYIELKLSTQSVDSEYETERQPKTSVAETTYTIVEDEDYNETFEYILDHKELHNFALQIANGMRFLEEQEITHRDLAARNVLIDDRKTLKISDFGLSRHGIYTNTKTRKLPLRWLSIEAIRDNIYSNKSDVWAYGVVLWEIGTLGASPYPTISNHELIPFLLSGKRLEKPEICTDQVYAIMMQCWDESAENRPTFEELYRALSPSAAYVDINSLSDDYVFPPI
- the LOC120775079 gene encoding uncharacterized protein LOC120775079 produces the protein MTKIKFTTEDEEKIIDFVRNHEILYNKRHKEFRDSEKKQRLWFEIAEQLDIKAEAVKGKWTTMRDYFMRTKDKRGNGAVAPLTKRDESLMFLMDTSLRKKSSVKANTRPSKQHTDSAKVRNAVLTTKKERTPAAPPVESPRRAGKRTSAVAEIQQTTPPELISKKRATVLEPLPPKPPKAPKLAQNDSLQIFFESIASTMRTFPPLSIAKIKLQISQLVGNEEIALAERNANTEVFYLTKNQIVYESEKESEVDYGSSNESVV
- the LOC120775852 gene encoding uncharacterized protein LOC120775852 yields the protein MQLEAKDTFPAKRIIVKLIEEALQQYERNTSALDIESIIEVHTNHLLQQLKALLGDILVEALCILDEQSIILYTSESCALAEIQIKHQQYSSSVWLFPGVNYCNCQQFNERVLGLSSELEHQTSATQSENVQRSYTCAHVLALRLAQLLRPKPSSYKVEEVTTQQFNNLNERMECTFLEIFKQNSP
- the LOC120775851 gene encoding cell cycle checkpoint protein RAD1, with the protein product MQHSKTLYEKGLLKNLKMLTQRQYSNFKFVARLDQIKTFYTGIKALNFENNGKFQISEEGLRVTVEEGNCVQANLYMTATCFAEFHVVDTVTFGLNMNIISECLGLFAGIPCSLKMFYKGNGAPLVLVLRPNDEPDISAECSIKTTNVDEVIDYNLDEDSASLNVVFIRGPALASLIQELNKAADELRITLSPRTPHFKIETLGVMKTETFVEVAKTSDMIMLFNCRETTSACYRNTEMRMTHKALAAATKVAIKTDASGLLEMHFMMQSEEQAEVYVQFYIMPLADI
- the LOC120774504 gene encoding protein screw, with protein sequence MLQQILFYRVFILLTCCLAFIFAQQENTPDAMAQLADLLGLSQASARLKRQPSLSNSAAKFLLEVYKEISEEEEKNLPEVLQKQHKTRHKRAISEDNFITPFDRREIELSNNIITFASRSLSFNSISAPLGDMLVNFNLNDIPNDLELTHAVMRLYQDPQLGHYNTHTDYNYTIAVYKPVGEYMHRVASINATTAFRGWLELNVTHVLNQWLRFRTLKQILYGNDLLVGVTLHTPHRKAGTNAKLQQVAATDIGLVSPQMQAELLDLQPFIIGYFNGPDLMTKMQQRSSQQNKRRVRHVDSFRQPPAPHLPHTININKEIVFEPPKACERRNFTLDFKYLGMEKSVIAPKTFEAFYCFGECNFPLGTPMHNATNHAIVQTLMHLKRPNLPKPCCVPVKLASISILYSVNEDSVNLMRFSHIVAKECGCR
- the LOC120774503 gene encoding calpain-C, translated to MTSRYERIKADCVARNILWEDPDFAAVQSSVFYYQTPPFTFQWRRIAEIAEAQQACFVNEGENFDVIPGKMGDRWLVSCLGVLHSLRNLFYRVVPADQSLDKAHGVFRFRLWWCGEWVEVLVDDRLPTINGRLAFLQPQTSHCYWASLLEKAIAKLHGSYEALKYGTRSDGLSDLLGGVVECIPLKTGTNATDLLRPQQLKSHLETTCIVTCIAVTGGTASGQHKSTAERLVNGVAFNVNYRLSSLDKVETLLGDAVQLVRLKDPLACNGFDNNAVFEGDWSALSASWERVSVQERDRLFGQLDAGEFWMSFLEFTQTFTSLECIYLDADTAKDETTLQERPKRWQMKMFQGQWKRGVTAGGCRNHESFHINPQLLLNIQEQQEIVIALNQHTAVEPKVIGFSMYKLNGLANGGKGKFSECLPKDFFKTQVSFLNSDYGNTRHVSYRCQLEVGQYVLMPTTYEPGEETSFTVRFLGTAALRLSLLETQTMMLLDPFPALKTEVETTKIKNVCQYEPVFMQLADENKTINCFELHELLEACLPNDYIKGCANIDICRQVIALQDKTGTGRINFLQFKTFMVNLKSWQGVFKIYTKEKAGILRAERLRDALYDVGFQLSTDIMNCLMQRYIRKDGTLRLSDFASAVLHLTAAFDYFQRKDHNQDNVIEIEMSDWIKCVLRC